The following proteins are co-located in the Echinicola sp. 20G genome:
- a CDS encoding glycoside hydrolase family 2 TIM barrel-domain containing protein, whose translation MISIKSTFLTLLIIFLTAPVFSQRIISNFNNDWHFILADSAAFSNTDYDDAHWEVLDVPHDWAFEKGVRKGGDQGQGGGYHDGGVGWYRKSFHINASSLFNVSYINFDGVYMNSEVWVNGNYLGKRPYGYISFRYNISKFLKEGSNTIAVRVDNSLEPSARWYHPCGIYAAVNLIEVNPTHILPNGIFITTPLIDSKLARVNTKIEIAGSLENKSLEIRLLSPEGKVLNTTSRKLEPRDSINVDLEVENPKLWSPETPILYTMVSRVFEGTTPIDEVQTNFGFRTVGWESETGFWLNGENIKLKGVCEHWEGGPVGGAWTKPMLRWKLELLKDMGVNAIRPAHNPYPPMFYDLCDEIGLLVMDEIFDGWHKKAPEDYGKQAFDKWWKRDMTEWITRDRNHPSVFVYSLGNETHSDIAPELVKFGKSLDNTRLFTSGSGNTEDMEVAGINGGSENRSFIEGNRFDKPFISTEAPHTWQTRGYYRTQTWWRDNELPNTYPLPNLTKKEIFFYEWADPKIWNNRKQRFNSSYDNATVRISARKNWEVMRDNPWHSGHFRWTGFDYYGEAGLVHGGLPFNLFMGGVVDVAGLKKDLYYFYQSQWTKETMLHMLPSWTHPRMERGTVIPVWVYSNAEEVELFLNGKSLGKDSPGKVWNEMQCEWMVPYEEGKIEAVAYKDGKEVKRTVFNTSKQPSKLENTLTKLPAEDGYPASFILTSKGMDKGGNLFPYAENKVYYKLVGDIRKVSIENGNPIDPISRTKADFRSMFFGKVRLFLEAKGNGQDASVITAAILGDKALFVSNEITIDAKEVLINGKKHFSPLVIKYSLDGSDPEKSDLVYTGPFKIDTDTTVRAVVLKDGKVILKMEEVFGESEGLFWGHEHSADMWIGRGVNLGAEDAVLEGKAKTSDQAHRFKGNGFVVFEDGEGSITWYQENDGEAGDYSIRFRYMHNDAEKMYPMELYVNDEYIKTFEFKATGGWEKEWGFVNTIVNFKSGANSIQLKTIGESGPYIDEMFID comes from the coding sequence ATGATTTCTATTAAATCAACCTTTCTTACCCTTCTTATAATCTTTTTAACTGCCCCAGTTTTTTCTCAAAGAATAATCTCCAATTTTAATAATGACTGGCATTTTATTCTGGCAGATAGCGCTGCATTTTCCAATACTGATTATGATGATGCGCACTGGGAGGTGCTTGATGTGCCACACGATTGGGCTTTTGAAAAAGGGGTGAGAAAAGGAGGTGATCAAGGTCAAGGGGGCGGATACCACGATGGAGGGGTTGGTTGGTACCGGAAGTCTTTTCACATCAATGCCAGCAGTTTATTCAACGTCTCCTATATCAACTTTGATGGCGTTTATATGAACAGTGAAGTATGGGTAAATGGAAATTACTTGGGGAAAAGGCCCTATGGCTATATCAGTTTTCGTTACAATATTTCCAAATTCTTAAAGGAAGGATCCAACACCATTGCAGTGAGGGTAGATAATAGTCTGGAGCCTTCTGCCCGTTGGTATCACCCCTGTGGGATTTATGCAGCGGTTAATTTGATAGAGGTAAACCCTACACATATTTTACCAAATGGTATTTTTATTACGACGCCACTCATTGATAGCAAGCTTGCAAGGGTAAACACCAAAATCGAAATTGCAGGGAGTCTTGAAAATAAATCATTGGAAATAAGGCTTCTCTCTCCTGAGGGAAAAGTATTAAACACCACCAGCCGGAAATTGGAGCCTAGGGACAGTATAAACGTAGATTTGGAGGTAGAAAATCCCAAATTATGGAGTCCTGAAACCCCCATTTTATACACGATGGTTTCTCGGGTTTTTGAAGGAACAACCCCGATCGATGAAGTTCAAACTAATTTTGGATTCAGGACGGTCGGTTGGGAAAGCGAGACAGGTTTTTGGCTTAATGGTGAGAACATAAAGTTAAAAGGGGTATGTGAACATTGGGAAGGTGGGCCTGTAGGGGGAGCCTGGACAAAACCCATGTTACGTTGGAAGCTAGAGTTATTAAAGGATATGGGAGTCAATGCTATCCGTCCGGCCCATAACCCATACCCTCCTATGTTTTATGACCTGTGTGATGAAATTGGCCTATTGGTGATGGATGAGATCTTCGATGGATGGCATAAGAAGGCTCCTGAGGACTATGGTAAGCAGGCCTTCGACAAATGGTGGAAGAGGGATATGACCGAGTGGATCACCCGGGACCGTAACCATCCAAGTGTTTTTGTGTACAGTTTGGGAAATGAAACCCACAGTGATATCGCACCCGAATTGGTCAAATTTGGCAAAAGTTTAGACAACACCCGGTTGTTTACATCGGGTTCAGGAAATACTGAAGACATGGAAGTGGCAGGTATCAATGGCGGTTCCGAGAACAGGTCTTTTATCGAAGGAAATCGCTTTGATAAACCTTTCATCTCGACAGAAGCTCCACATACCTGGCAAACGCGTGGCTATTACAGAACACAAACATGGTGGCGGGACAATGAATTGCCCAATACGTATCCTTTGCCCAACTTGACGAAAAAGGAGATCTTCTTTTATGAATGGGCCGATCCTAAAATCTGGAATAACAGGAAACAGCGATTTAACTCTTCCTATGACAATGCAACGGTGAGGATCTCTGCCAGGAAAAATTGGGAAGTGATGCGGGACAATCCTTGGCACAGCGGACATTTTCGTTGGACTGGTTTTGATTATTACGGAGAGGCAGGTTTGGTTCATGGAGGGCTTCCTTTCAATCTATTTATGGGCGGAGTAGTGGATGTGGCCGGTTTAAAAAAAGATCTGTATTACTTCTATCAAAGTCAATGGACCAAAGAAACTATGCTCCACATGCTGCCAAGCTGGACCCATCCCAGAATGGAGAGGGGGACGGTAATTCCCGTTTGGGTTTATTCCAATGCAGAGGAGGTAGAGTTGTTTCTCAACGGCAAGTCGTTGGGCAAGGATAGCCCGGGAAAAGTCTGGAATGAAATGCAGTGCGAGTGGATGGTGCCCTATGAAGAAGGAAAAATTGAAGCAGTCGCCTATAAGGATGGCAAGGAGGTAAAACGAACCGTATTTAACACCAGCAAACAGCCTAGTAAGTTGGAAAACACATTGACGAAGTTACCCGCTGAAGATGGCTATCCTGCAAGTTTCATTTTGACATCAAAGGGGATGGATAAGGGCGGTAATCTGTTCCCATATGCTGAAAACAAAGTTTACTACAAATTGGTGGGGGATATTCGAAAAGTATCCATCGAAAATGGTAACCCCATAGACCCTATCAGTCGTACTAAGGCCGATTTTAGAAGTATGTTTTTTGGGAAGGTCAGATTGTTTTTAGAAGCAAAAGGAAATGGTCAAGATGCCTCCGTAATTACAGCTGCCATTCTCGGAGACAAAGCTCTTTTTGTATCGAACGAAATCACCATTGATGCAAAGGAAGTATTGATTAACGGTAAGAAACATTTTTCTCCTTTAGTGATAAAATATAGCCTTGATGGTTCTGATCCGGAAAAAAGTGACTTGGTTTATACTGGCCCTTTTAAAATTGATACTGATACCACGGTTAGAGCGGTAGTTTTAAAAGATGGAAAGGTTATTCTTAAGATGGAGGAAGTATTTGGAGAAAGTGAGGGACTATTTTGGGGGCATGAACATTCTGCAGATATGTGGATTGGCAGGGGAGTCAATTTGGGAGCAGAGGATGCCGTTTTGGAAGGGAAAGCAAAGACAAGCGATCAGGCCCACAGATTTAAAGGCAACGGTTTTGTGGTGTTCGAAGACGGAGAAGGCAGCATTACCTGGTACCAAGAAAATGATGGGGAAGCAGGGGATTATAGTATACGGTTCCGGTACATGCACAACGATGCGGAAAAAATGTATCCAATGGAGTTGTATGTTAATGATGAGTATATAAAAACCTTCGAATTTAAAGCTACCGGAGGCTGGGAAAAGGAATGGGGATTCGTCAATACGATTGTTAACTTCAAGTCTGGGGCAAATAGCATTCAATTAAAAACTATCGGTGAAAGTGGACCATATATAGATGAAATGTTTATTGATTGA
- a CDS encoding DUF1080 domain-containing protein, with product MKRILILAFILAITYQVKGQNKPSILQKENVSSSQLLNKETEPDLYSDNFVHLFNGEDLEGWTPLQGTMEFAVKDGEIVGTCGEGPSTFLCTEEEYVDFIFTCETKWEVDGNTGVQVRSRILKDSGRNTVIGPQVEMEDLAKNGRGWSGGIYGQNCGGWFYPLKAPEHAPLKTAVDRNTWNRLTVKVKGNVFKTWINGIPAAHWIDEKNDYPKGFIGLQVHGGKKGIIHWRNLKVKKL from the coding sequence TTGAAACGGATCTTAATTCTTGCTTTTATATTGGCAATCACTTACCAGGTGAAGGGACAAAATAAGCCATCAATCCTTCAAAAAGAGAATGTTTCGTCATCTCAGTTGCTTAACAAGGAAACGGAGCCTGATTTATACTCAGATAATTTTGTGCATCTATTTAATGGTGAGGATTTAGAAGGATGGACACCTCTTCAAGGGACTATGGAATTTGCAGTGAAGGATGGTGAGATAGTTGGAACTTGTGGTGAGGGGCCTAGCACCTTTTTGTGTACCGAAGAGGAATATGTTGATTTTATTTTTACCTGTGAGACCAAATGGGAAGTGGATGGAAACACCGGTGTCCAGGTACGGTCCCGCATTCTGAAGGATTCCGGTAGAAACACCGTAATCGGTCCCCAAGTGGAAATGGAAGATCTGGCCAAAAATGGTCGCGGTTGGTCAGGAGGGATTTATGGACAAAATTGTGGCGGCTGGTTTTATCCCTTGAAAGCCCCCGAACATGCACCTCTCAAAACGGCAGTGGATAGAAATACTTGGAATCGGCTTACAGTAAAGGTCAAAGGGAATGTGTTTAAAACCTGGATTAATGGAATCCCTGCGGCACACTGGATCGATGAAAAAAATGATTATCCTAAAGGATTTATTGGGTTACAAGTTCATGGAGGAAAAAAAGGGATTATCCATTGGAGAAATCTAAAAGTTAAAAAGCTCTGA
- a CDS encoding glycoside hydrolase family 105 protein, producing the protein MMDKLLSRLIVINIIIVIATLGPVGAQSVFDEDRIKEDMIAAMEWQEAHPIYAVDPTDWTNGAYYTGVARAHAATGDQLFMAALKNMGHQNGWETFIRREHADDIAISYGYLYVDMTEGRKGLVDLAPTKAFLDEHLFEENKWKNPKNGEKVQNILWWWCDALFMAPPVINLYAKHTGNQQYLDAMHKYYKETYDKLYDQEEHLFARDARFIWEGSDKDIKEKNGKKVFWSRGNGWVIGGLALILEDMPKDYEHREFYEELFVQMAKRINALQQKDGLWRTSLLSPESFDHGEVSGSGFFTYALAWGINNGYLNKEDYLPVVKKAWKALVKCQHKDGMVGWVQNIGASPEPASVDSWQNFGTGAFLLAGSEVLKLQK; encoded by the coding sequence ATGATGGATAAACTGTTGTCTCGGTTAATAGTAATCAATATTATAATAGTCATAGCTACTCTTGGACCAGTTGGCGCCCAAAGTGTTTTCGATGAGGATAGGATCAAAGAGGATATGATAGCCGCCATGGAATGGCAGGAAGCCCATCCTATTTATGCTGTAGACCCTACTGACTGGACCAATGGTGCCTATTATACCGGGGTAGCTAGAGCACATGCAGCGACAGGAGACCAGTTGTTTATGGCAGCCCTTAAAAACATGGGACACCAAAATGGCTGGGAAACCTTTATTAGGAGAGAACATGCCGATGATATAGCCATTTCATACGGATATCTTTATGTAGATATGACAGAGGGAAGAAAGGGCTTGGTAGACTTAGCGCCTACTAAAGCTTTTTTGGATGAGCATTTGTTTGAGGAGAATAAATGGAAAAATCCTAAAAATGGAGAAAAAGTCCAGAATATATTATGGTGGTGGTGTGACGCCCTTTTTATGGCTCCTCCTGTTATTAATCTCTATGCTAAACATACTGGGAACCAGCAATATCTGGATGCAATGCATAAATATTACAAGGAAACCTACGATAAACTGTATGATCAGGAAGAACATCTTTTTGCCAGAGATGCTAGGTTTATATGGGAAGGTTCGGACAAAGATATTAAAGAGAAAAATGGTAAAAAGGTGTTTTGGTCACGAGGTAATGGCTGGGTCATAGGAGGCTTGGCTTTGATCCTGGAAGATATGCCCAAGGACTATGAACACAGAGAATTTTATGAAGAGTTATTTGTTCAAATGGCTAAGCGGATTAATGCTCTACAGCAGAAGGATGGGCTATGGAGAACCAGTTTGTTGAGTCCTGAATCCTTTGACCATGGTGAAGTAAGTGGGAGTGGCTTTTTTACCTATGCCCTTGCTTGGGGAATAAATAATGGGTATTTAAATAAAGAGGACTATCTACCTGTGGTTAAAAAAGCCTGGAAGGCTTTGGTAAAGTGCCAGCATAAAGATGGGATGGTAGGTTGGGTTCAAAATATTGGGGCATCACCAGAACCGGCTAGTGTGGATAGTTGGCAAAACTTTGGGACTGGTGCTTTTCTTTTGGCGGGCAGTGAGGTATTAAAACTGCAGAAATAA
- a CDS encoding sulfatase-like hydrolase/transferase, whose product MQKFNLLFSFIYFVFGLNLTFSQEKAKILNKPNIIFILTDDQRFDALGYAGNKYVQTPEMDNLAKSGTYFETAIVTTPICAASRASIFTGLHERSHNFNFQTGNIREEYMGNSYPTVLKNGGYYTAFYGKYGVRYDALDKQFDEYESYDRNNQYKDRRGYYYKTLDGDTVHLTRYTGQQALDFIDKAPQDQPFCLSLSFSAPHAHDGAPEQYFWQNTTANLLEDTTIPGPVLGDDKYFQSQPQFVRDGFNRLRWTWRYDTPEKYQHSLKGYYRMISGIDQEITKIRSKLKERGLDENTVIIVMGDNGYFLGERQLAGKWLMYDNSIRVPLIIYDPRVKRQRDIKDMVLNIDVTSTIADIAGVEAPSSWQGKSLMPLVNKENRHLQRDTVLIEHIWEFEEIPPSEGVRTEEWKYFRYVNDKTIEELYHLKKDPLEINNLINDPKYKEVAEKLRSKCDELIEKFGDAYRAAPTGLTVELIREPENGVKVLDAKPEFGWRIASLLKFQSAYQILVASDRKLIDSNNGDLWDSGQVRSSTSNNVEYLGAPLKPGKEYYWKVRIWDEENRLVDYSAPQKFTIGSSDNGMISTANTQEVSKVHPQVFEKREDVYFMDFGKAAFATMEFNYKTQEPDTLVFRVGEMLDGQYINRTPPEKSNIRFQEIKVGVEPGKTNYQLPVLVNVKNTLPNKALPLPEGTPILVPYRYAEVEGIKGEVSADNFTQLAYHTYFDDKASSFQSSDDILNQIWDLCKYSIKATTFNGLYVDGDRERIPYEADAYLNQLSHYTTDQEYSMARRTIEYFMEHPTWPTEWQQHVALMLYADYMYTGNTELIERYYEPLKYKTLYELANEDGLITSDSVDHDYMLKLGFEEGYHKKLTDIVDWPPARFGGDSTFVGEQDGFVFMPYNTVINAFYFENMKIMAEFAKILGKTQEYLDFDVRAAKVKKALNDQMFDKERGVYVDGLGTDHASLHANMMPLAFGLVPDEYKASVVEFVKSRRMACSVYGSQYLMDGLYNAGEDDYALELLTDTSDRSWYNMIRIGSTITLEAWDNKYKFNLDWNHAWGAVPANIIPRGLWGIKPKTPGFGITTIQPQLADLKSSSIQVPTIKGPIKASYTYNNPRLQTYEIEIPANMVAEFSLKDVNGKDFIHNGEKVPSAFEGVRLGPGKHTIQLKINSF is encoded by the coding sequence ATGCAAAAATTTAACTTACTGTTTAGTTTTATATATTTCGTGTTTGGATTAAATTTAACCTTTTCTCAAGAAAAAGCTAAAATCCTCAATAAACCAAATATTATTTTTATTTTGACAGATGACCAACGCTTTGATGCCTTGGGATATGCGGGGAATAAATATGTCCAAACTCCTGAAATGGATAATCTGGCCAAGTCAGGAACCTATTTTGAAACGGCTATAGTTACTACTCCCATTTGCGCTGCCAGTAGGGCAAGTATTTTTACCGGATTACATGAAAGATCCCATAATTTTAATTTTCAGACGGGGAATATTAGGGAAGAGTATATGGGAAACTCTTATCCAACGGTACTAAAAAACGGCGGGTATTATACGGCGTTTTATGGTAAATATGGTGTCAGATACGATGCTTTGGACAAGCAATTTGACGAATACGAATCTTATGACCGAAACAATCAATACAAAGACCGCAGGGGATATTACTACAAAACTTTGGATGGTGATACGGTACATTTAACTAGATACACTGGTCAACAAGCATTGGATTTTATAGACAAGGCGCCACAAGATCAACCTTTTTGTCTGTCCCTTAGCTTTAGCGCTCCTCATGCCCATGATGGTGCCCCTGAACAGTATTTTTGGCAGAATACCACTGCAAACCTCCTTGAAGACACTACCATTCCGGGACCGGTTTTAGGGGATGACAAATATTTTCAGTCCCAACCACAGTTTGTTAGAGATGGGTTTAATAGGCTCCGTTGGACTTGGAGATATGATACCCCAGAGAAATACCAACATAGTTTGAAAGGCTATTACAGGATGATATCCGGGATTGATCAAGAAATAACCAAGATTCGTAGTAAACTGAAAGAAAGGGGCTTGGATGAAAATACCGTGATTATCGTTATGGGAGATAACGGTTATTTTTTGGGAGAACGGCAACTTGCAGGAAAATGGCTCATGTATGATAATTCAATTCGCGTTCCTCTGATCATTTATGATCCAAGAGTTAAAAGGCAGCGTGATATAAAAGACATGGTCCTAAATATCGATGTAACCTCCACGATTGCAGATATAGCGGGTGTTGAAGCTCCCAGCAGCTGGCAGGGAAAGAGTTTGATGCCTCTTGTGAATAAAGAAAATAGACATTTACAAAGGGATACGGTGTTAATTGAACACATTTGGGAATTTGAGGAGATTCCTCCAAGTGAGGGGGTTCGTACAGAAGAATGGAAATATTTCCGATATGTGAATGATAAGACCATTGAGGAACTCTACCACCTTAAAAAGGATCCATTGGAAATTAACAACCTAATCAATGACCCAAAATATAAAGAGGTAGCAGAGAAACTACGATCAAAATGTGATGAACTCATTGAAAAATTTGGTGATGCTTATAGGGCTGCGCCCACCGGTTTGACAGTAGAGCTTATTCGGGAACCTGAAAACGGTGTTAAGGTGCTGGATGCTAAACCTGAGTTTGGGTGGAGAATAGCAAGTCTGTTAAAGTTTCAATCCGCCTACCAAATATTAGTCGCTTCTGACAGAAAGTTAATTGATTCCAATAATGGTGATCTTTGGGACAGTGGTCAAGTGCGTTCTTCTACCTCAAATAATGTGGAATATCTGGGGGCCCCTTTGAAACCAGGGAAGGAATATTATTGGAAAGTAAGAATTTGGGATGAAGAAAATAGATTAGTAGATTATTCTGCGCCTCAAAAATTTACGATAGGTAGCAGTGATAATGGTATGATCTCAACTGCCAATACCCAAGAAGTAAGTAAAGTCCATCCTCAGGTATTTGAAAAAAGAGAGGACGTTTATTTTATGGATTTCGGCAAAGCGGCTTTTGCCACGATGGAGTTTAACTATAAAACACAAGAGCCGGATACTCTGGTATTTAGAGTGGGAGAAATGTTGGATGGACAATACATCAACCGTACCCCGCCCGAAAAAAGCAATATCCGTTTTCAGGAAATAAAGGTTGGGGTAGAACCCGGTAAAACAAATTATCAATTACCTGTTCTTGTAAACGTTAAAAATACTTTGCCAAACAAAGCACTTCCCTTACCGGAGGGTACACCAATATTGGTTCCTTATCGCTACGCCGAAGTCGAAGGTATTAAAGGAGAAGTGAGTGCTGATAATTTTACACAGTTAGCGTACCATACTTATTTTGACGACAAGGCCAGTTCTTTCCAAAGTTCAGATGACATTTTAAATCAAATTTGGGATTTGTGCAAGTATTCCATTAAGGCAACCACATTCAATGGACTTTATGTGGATGGGGACCGTGAACGTATCCCTTATGAAGCGGATGCCTACCTGAACCAGTTAAGCCACTATACCACAGATCAGGAGTATTCGATGGCCCGAAGAACCATTGAATATTTTATGGAACACCCTACCTGGCCAACGGAATGGCAACAACACGTGGCATTGATGTTATATGCTGATTATATGTATACTGGAAACACTGAACTAATAGAGCGGTATTATGAGCCTTTAAAATATAAAACCCTTTATGAATTGGCCAATGAAGATGGATTGATCACTTCGGACAGTGTGGACCATGATTACATGCTTAAGTTGGGTTTTGAAGAGGGTTACCATAAAAAGCTGACCGATATTGTGGATTGGCCACCAGCAAGGTTTGGTGGGGATAGTACATTTGTTGGTGAGCAAGACGGCTTTGTGTTTATGCCCTACAATACGGTTATCAATGCATTCTATTTTGAGAACATGAAGATTATGGCTGAGTTTGCCAAGATACTGGGCAAAACTCAAGAATACTTGGATTTTGATGTTAGGGCTGCCAAAGTAAAAAAAGCCCTTAACGACCAAATGTTTGATAAAGAAAGAGGAGTTTATGTAGATGGACTTGGAACGGATCATGCTTCTTTACACGCTAATATGATGCCTCTTGCTTTTGGATTGGTCCCCGATGAATATAAAGCTTCAGTGGTGGAATTTGTGAAATCCAGACGCATGGCCTGCAGTGTTTACGGTTCCCAGTATTTGATGGATGGACTTTATAATGCAGGGGAAGATGATTATGCCCTAGAACTGTTAACCGATACCAGTGATAGAAGTTGGTACAATATGATTCGGATAGGTTCTACGATTACTTTAGAGGCTTGGGATAACAAGTACAAATTTAATCTTGACTGGAATCACGCTTGGGGAGCAGTTCCTGCTAATATTATTCCTAGGGGTTTGTGGGGAATTAAACCAAAAACCCCTGGATTTGGGATTACTACGATCCAACCTCAACTCGCCGATTTAAAATCCAGTTCAATTCAAGTACCAACCATCAAAGGTCCCATTAAGGCAAGCTATACCTACAATAACCCTAGGTTACAAACTTATGAAATTGAAATACCTGCAAATATGGTAGCTGAATTTTCGCTGAAAGATGTAAACGGTAAGGATTTTATCCATAATGGGGAAAAAGTACCTTCCGCTTTTGAAGGTGTTAGGCTTGGGCCCGGTAAGCATACTATTCAACTCAAAATAAATTCCTTTTAG
- a CDS encoding GntR family transcriptional regulator, translating to MSPHNFIRISSESRVPKYRQIINSITEDVSTGKLEKGRRIPSINELSEQYYISRDTVEKAYKYLKNEGIIESQRSKGYYISNVKKKSAKKILFLLNKFSDYKLKVYKSFISELGPDVNVEFYVYHCDQHLFVNKVNESLELYDKFIVMPHFKDSRNIHINSCDEVQTCLNKIPSNKLIFMDNKIEKHDENSVVYQDFMMDIYYSLCEGREYLEKYKKIILVFPSNNLYPHPQEIKIGFKKFCIEFSYNYEIIDSIDEEIDLMSGDCFIAVQENHLVGIISQIKDGSMTLGKEIGIISYNDTPLKKLLGISVVTTDFEAMGVLGAAIVKGELKGAIKNNFKFINRGSA from the coding sequence ATGAGCCCTCATAATTTTATTAGAATTTCATCGGAATCAAGAGTCCCTAAATATCGACAAATCATAAATTCAATTACAGAGGATGTGAGCACCGGAAAATTGGAAAAAGGGAGAAGGATACCCTCTATAAATGAATTAAGTGAACAGTATTATATTTCTAGAGATACTGTTGAAAAAGCCTACAAATATCTTAAAAATGAGGGGATAATTGAATCTCAGAGGAGTAAAGGATATTACATATCAAATGTAAAAAAGAAATCAGCTAAGAAGATATTATTCTTGTTAAATAAGTTTAGTGACTACAAATTGAAAGTGTACAAATCATTTATATCAGAATTAGGCCCTGATGTGAATGTAGAATTTTACGTTTATCATTGCGATCAGCATCTATTTGTCAATAAAGTAAATGAGTCTTTAGAGTTATACGATAAATTTATTGTCATGCCGCATTTTAAAGACAGCAGGAATATTCATATAAATTCATGTGATGAAGTCCAAACATGTTTAAATAAAATACCATCCAATAAATTGATATTTATGGATAACAAAATAGAAAAACATGATGAGAACAGTGTGGTTTATCAGGACTTTATGATGGATATATATTATTCATTATGTGAAGGCAGGGAATATCTTGAAAAATATAAAAAGATCATTTTAGTCTTTCCTTCCAATAATTTATACCCACATCCACAGGAAATAAAAATAGGGTTTAAAAAATTTTGTATTGAATTCAGTTATAATTATGAAATAATTGATTCAATAGATGAAGAGATAGATTTAATGTCTGGAGATTGTTTTATTGCTGTCCAAGAAAATCATCTGGTTGGCATCATTAGTCAAATCAAAGATGGATCTATGACTTTAGGAAAAGAAATAGGAATTATTTCATATAATGACACTCCACTTAAAAAGTTACTTGGAATATCTGTAGTAACAACAGACTTTGAGGCCATGGGCGTCCTGGGAGCTGCGATAGTAAAGGGAGAACTGAAGGGGGCCATTAAAAATAATTTTAAATTTATTAATAGGGGATCAGCCTAA